AACGCCCTTTGCGCTTTTTAAAATCAGCCGTAACGATCAAAAATCGGAAGCGGATATGGAATACGTTTTGAATTTGAAAAAATCTTTTTTCAATCTCGAAGAACTCGACGGAAAGGATTTGATTTTCGCGGACCCGATGAATGCGACAGGCGGCTCTCTCGTCACCGTCGTAAAATATCTGCAGGGACAGGGTGTCCGTCCGAAATCGATTCAATTTTTTAACACGATTTCCGCGCTCAAAGGCAGTATCCGCGTTACGCGCGCCCTCGAAAACTGCACGTGCTATACGCTGTGGCTCGATCCCGCGCTCAACACGTCCGCATACATTATGCCGGGCTTGGGGGATGCGGGTGACCGCTTGAACGGCACGGACGCAAAAGATTCGCCGCGCAATATCATGCAGCTCATCGCCGATTACGGAAGCAATATCGCAGGTTTGTACCGATCGCAGCTGTACAAAATCGAACAGACGGTGTTGGGTTGATGATGCGGAAAGCGGCTGTCCTTTTAGCGGCGTTGTTTGTCGTTTCGTGCAAAACGGGCGCGCATTTTCCGATCCCCGGAGAAGCTGCCGTCACCCGCTCATCCCTTGCCGCCGAATACATGGCGATCGCCGATGCGTACGCCGAACTCGAAAAATACGATAAAGCCGCTCCTTACTATAAGCGTGCAATGCAGGACGAAAGCCTCTATTGGACTGCGGTATACAAATTGGGCAGGATGTACGCGCTGTCGAAAAATTGGACGGAAGCCGAAAAAATCTACAAACGGCTGCTCGAGCGCGACGCTCAAAACGTGAGCATACGGATGTCGCTTGCGTACATACAAGCGATGTCGGGCGATCTGGAAGGCGCAAAGGCGGCGTATAAAACGCTCGTCGATGAAAATCCGCAAAACGAAACGGTGCTCGTAAACTTCATCGCCGTTTTGCTTTCTCAAAAAGATACGGCCGGCGCGGAAGAAGCGATCGCGCTCTTAAAAGAACGGTTTCCCGAAAGCGCATCCCTTGCCGATTACGAAAAGCGCTTGACCGATTCGAAAAAGGCGGCCGATGAAAAAGCTTCGAAAGGCGGCTCTGCGGATACAAAAGACGAAGCTTCGGAAGGAAACGCAGCGGATAAGACCTCAGCTCCTGCGGATAAAAGCGGAGCTGCCGACGGAAGCGGCGCGGACAAAAGTGCAGATGCGGTAAAAGGTGAGGCTTCTGCGGATACAAACGCATCGGCGGTAAAACGGAAGCTCTGAAGTCCGCGCAGTACCGCATATAAAGCGGATTTGTGTCAGGGGGCCGTTTACCTTTCGCCTTCGATCTCTTTTAAAATTTCATATAATTTTTTTGCCGAATTGTCGAGCGAATATTTTTCGAAAAGAGGGGCGGGGGATGAAACGGGTTCTGCAAGAAGCGCATCCAAATCGACGTCCGGCTTAAAGGGGTCGATATAGTGCGCGCAATCTCCGTATATTTCGGGTAAACTCGCGGCATTCGAGATGATGACGGGCGCGCCGCAAGAAAGCGCTTCGAGAGGCGGCAATCCGAAGCCTTCAAAGTACGACGGAAACACGAAGGCTTTACATTTTTTCATGAGTGCTTTCACTTCGCCGTCTGAAAGATAACCTGCAAGGATGATATTTTTTAATGATTTTATTTTTTCAAGTTCGGGAGGGATAACGTTTTTAAGCATCGCACCCGAAACGACGAAAAGTTCGTTCGGGTAAAGCTCCGCATGCTCCATGATCCACTTGAGATTTTTCCGGAGCGAAAGGCTTCCGAGCGTAAAATAAAATTCTTTGTTTTTCAATCCGCCGATCTTTTCAAAGACGCTTTCATCTTCTTGTATCGCATCCATGTGATTTGAACCCGAGTAGATAACGCGGATTTTTTCTTCGGGTACGCCGTAGTAATCCATAATTTGCTTTTTGCTGAAGTGCGACACGGTACAGATGAGGCGCGCTTTTTTGGCGATGCGCTTATACATCCTACACGTTTTCTTCATGATATATTTGTCTTTTGCCGTACGAAAATCTTCCGGAAAGACGCGGCAGTAGATGTCATGTAAAAAAACGATATTGTGTCCCAAAAACGGTGTTCTGTTTCCGTAGTCGAGGCAAACCGAAGGATTTGCAAGCAGATAGAGATAGAGTTTGATTTTATTTATTGAAAAAAATGGGATTTTAAAAAGACTAACCGTACGCAGATTATTAAATCGGGGAACATCCGTCGATGCCGCAGGCGGGAGGACGAGCGTGAATTCGTTCGGAGAGGAAAGCGCGTCCAAGCGTTTTGTGATTTCATGCGCAAACCGTTCTATGCCGGTCAGTCTGTCGCTGTAGAAAAGTCCGTTGATTGCAATGTTCATAGTTTTTACTCCAAGGAAACTCACACCCGGCAAGCCTTACCGTTTTCGATTTTAATTTTAAAATCGCAGTTTTCGAGCGTCGAAAGCCGGTGCGCTATCGAAATGATCGTTATTTCGCCTTTCAATTTCAGTATTGTCGACGTTATGCTTTTTTCCGTTTCGTTGTCGAGAGCGCTCGTCGCTTCATCCAAAACGAGTACCGACGGGTTTGCATACAATGCCCGCGCGATTCCGATGCGCTGCTTTTGTCCGCCGGAAAGCAGTGCGCCGCGCTCTCCGACCCGCGTATTTTCTTTTTCACTCAGCGTTTCGACAAAATCGGAAAGTTCCGCCATTTTCAATACCTTGCGTATGCGTGCTTCGGAAACTTT
This Treponema socranskii subsp. buccale DNA region includes the following protein-coding sequences:
- a CDS encoding tetratricopeptide repeat protein; protein product: MMRKAAVLLAALFVVSCKTGAHFPIPGEAAVTRSSLAAEYMAIADAYAELEKYDKAAPYYKRAMQDESLYWTAVYKLGRMYALSKNWTEAEKIYKRLLERDAQNVSIRMSLAYIQAMSGDLEGAKAAYKTLVDENPQNETVLVNFIAVLLSQKDTAGAEEAIALLKERFPESASLADYEKRLTDSKKAADEKASKGGSADTKDEASEGNAADKTSAPADKSGAADGSGADKSADAVKGEASADTNASAVKRKL
- a CDS encoding glycosyltransferase family 4 protein, whose protein sequence is MNIAINGLFYSDRLTGIERFAHEITKRLDALSSPNEFTLVLPPAASTDVPRFNNLRTVSLFKIPFFSINKIKLYLYLLANPSVCLDYGNRTPFLGHNIVFLHDIYCRVFPEDFRTAKDKYIMKKTCRMYKRIAKKARLICTVSHFSKKQIMDYYGVPEEKIRVIYSGSNHMDAIQEDESVFEKIGGLKNKEFYFTLGSLSLRKNLKWIMEHAELYPNELFVVSGAMLKNVIPPELEKIKSLKNIILAGYLSDGEVKALMKKCKAFVFPSYFEGFGLPPLEALSCGAPVIISNAASLPEIYGDCAHYIDPFKPDVDLDALLAEPVSSPAPLFEKYSLDNSAKKLYEILKEIEGER